TGCGCGGGTAGTTCTCGATCGAGTAGAGGCGCCCGGCGGTCACGAGATCCGGATTGGGCACTTGGACGCCGTTCCACTCCACCGATTCGTGGATCGTGGCCAGTGCATAGGCTTTGAGCGTTTGCGCGTACAAGGTGACGTCGGCGACGGCGTTCTGCACACCCGGCAGTTTGTCGGTGCCCAGAATCTCGGTGATCACCTGTGCCACGCCGGCGAAGATGTCCGCGCGGAATGCCAGGCGTGTCATGACGGACCACAGTGAGAAGGCGCAGCTTTCGTAGTACAGCGTCAGCAGTTCGAGGTTGTGAGCGCTGAAAACGTATTCGCGTGGCAGAAAGACGTTGTCGAACATGATGATCTGATCCATCTCCTCTCCGGCATGGTCGAGAGGATGGTCCGGCCGCGCCGAGTGCATGTTCGCCGTGGGCTCACGCAGCAGCAGAGCGACTCCCGGACTGTTGACCGGGATTGCCGCCCAGATCGCGGCGTCGGGCCCCAGGCCCGGTCCCAAGGTCGTCGACAACGTGAAGAAGTGTCCGAGCGCGCCCATGCTCCCGGCCACCTTCGCTCCGTTGAGCACGATGCCGTCAGGGCTTTCGTCAACGATCCGGAGCTGCGAGGGCCGCTCGTTGCGGGGAATGTTCTTGTCGGACTGCGGATCGGCAATCAAGTCCGTGCTCAGCAGGTTGTGGTCTGCGGACAGCGCCACGAAGTCTCGGACGTTCTGGGCGAATGCGGGGTTCTCCGCCTGGATCCGGTCGATCGTTGAAAGGAATCCCAGCGCCATCATGGCGCCGTAGTCCACGGGACGGCCGTAGACACCCATGGTCCGTTTCGTGATGAACTCGGTGCCGGCTTTCTTGGCCAACAGATGATCCCGCGTCGTCGGCACCTGCCAGCCGATCCCCCGCCGGCCACCGTCTTCCCCGGTGAAGGTCAGGATGTCACGTGATTCCGGCGCAAACTGCGCATCCAGGATCGCCGCGGTCGTCTCCACCGCGCGCAGGTCGCGATGGGCGGTGACGTCATCGACTTCTTCGCCTCGGCAGTCAATGACGCGGCGTCCGTCGCGCAGCGTCTGCTTGTACAGGTCCCCGGTGAGCAGATGCGGCTCCGGGCTCTCTTTGAGCGCCTCGACGACCTTGTCGATGCGAAGGCGTTCTGCGTCAATCGATGCAGGCATCGGTGTCGTTCCCTTCGGTGATCACGGCAATGGCTTCGGCCTCGATGAGGAAGCCGTCGTACATGAGTCCCGAAACGCGGACGGCCGTGCCGCACGGTCCGGGATTCGGCAGGTACTGCATGCGGACGTTCGTCATTTTCGTCCAGTTCTCCTGCACCTCGTCGCCGTCTCCGTCGAAGCAATAGAAGGTGTTCAGCTTGACGACATGGCTCCAGTTGGCGCCGGCCGCGGCCAGCGTTTTGGTGATGTTCTCGAATACATTCCGGGTCTGGACTTCGATATCGTCCTCGCCGATGACATTGCCCCGCGCATCGGCGGACAACTGGCCGCCGATGAAGACCAGATTGCCGATCTTCCATCCCTGAGAGAACGGCGTGGGCATATGCCAGCTCCACGTGTCATCGGGCATCAGGCGTTGCCGGACAGCATTGCTCGGGACGTCGATGCGGGTCATTGAGAATCCTTTCTGTTGGGGTGCCGGCGTCGTCAGGACGGCGTGTCGGTTGCCGGGCGGTAATGCGGAGCCAACACCAGCGATTCCGGTGCCGGGCGCCGATGAGTGCGGCTCTGGCTAGGTCCGTCGCGGCGCATCAGGAGGAAGTAGTACACCGCGAAGGACACAAAAGACCCGACAATCCAGGCGATGTCGACACCGTCCAGTCGGCGCGCCACAATCCCGGTATAAAGGTTTCCGGACATAAAGGGAACTTGCACGAGAACGCCGATCACATAGGCGACGACGGCCGCGGCGTTGTAGTGCCCGTAGATTCCCCCGTCGGGCCGGAAGAACGACTCGACGTCGTAATCCGCTTTCCTGATCAGGTAATAGTCAACGAGATTTATTACGCTCCACGGGATGAGGAAGTACAGCAAGATCTGGATGAAGTTGCTGTAGCTGACCAGGAAATCGTCGGAGAACCCGGCAGCGATGTACACCGACAAAAGCGTCACGATGCCGGCGATCGTGATCCGACTGCCCGCCCCGGGCAGCCAGCTGGTCTTGAACGTCTGGATGGTGGTGGCCACGCACAGCGCGGGCCCATAGAGATTGACGGTGCACGCGTCCACCGCTCCGAGGAAGAAGACCGCTATGACGAACACTCCGACGCCGCTCGGCAGCAGGGCATTCAAGCTCTTGAGGCTGCCGTCGGATATCTGGCCGAGTAACGCCCCGATGACCATCATCGGGATCGCGCCGCCGACGGACCCGAGGTAAGTCGCCCAGAATGCGGCCGACGACGATACGCCGACAGGAAGGTAACGCGAGTAGTCCGAGACATAGGGTGCATACGCCAGCTGCCAGATGGCGGCTACCGAAAGCATGCCCATGAATCCGTGGACGGTGAACTGCCCCGATGTGGCTGCGGGCGAATTGGATACGCCGTGCGCGAGTAGGTATGCGAGGCTGATGATCGACGCAATCGCGAATGACGGCATGAGGAGCCGGTTCACCTTGTGGATCATTTCGTAGCCGAAGACGACCAGTAGCAACGTGATGGCGCCGCTGATGATCAGCGCCGGCGTCGATCCCAACCTCGGGAATATCACCTGCAGCGAAGAGGCGGCCAAGACGAGGATCGACGCCAGAAACCCGACGTACATCAAGACCACGACGGCAAGCACGAGCAGTGAGCCGCGTAGCCCGAATTGGCCACGGCTCTGCACCATCTGCGGTACGCCGAGCCTGGGGCCCTGAACCGAGTGCAGAGCGACGAAGATGGCCCCGATCATGTTGCCGATGGCTACGGCCACGATCGTCCATGCCGCGGACAAACCGTAGACGGTTGTCCCCAGCACACCCGTCACCACAGTGAGCGGCATGATCTGCACGCCGAACCAGATCGGAAATAGGGCGCGGGCGCGCCCGCGACGTGCGGCCTGCGGAATGGGAGCAATGGTTACCTGTTCGACGTGCACGGTGCGGGTGGTCGGTTCCATCGGACTGCCCTTCTGCGCAGAAGATGAAGTGACACAGCGAAACCGAGGGGTGAATCACTGTGTGAAGCGGGCAAAGCCGTTCCGCCCCAGCCGCATATCATTCTGTGAGCGTGCAGGTCGGGCGCATCGAAACCCGCATGACCACACTGCCTTAACGGGTTCCCGGCGTGTACGGCCAAGGTTAATTTTGTCCGGTCAACTGGGAAAGCCTGCATAATCCGGATGCAAGCCCTGTAACAAGACGTAAACAACCGACACAACGCCGTTCATATTTGCTCGGCGAGTGCTCAGCGGTCGAAACTGCCGTTGGCACCGTTTCAGATCGTCGGCGGCGTGTTGACCCACACGATCTGAGCCACCTTGGAACCACGATTGCTATAAGAGTGCTCGCGCATGCTGTCGAATGTCATGGCGTCTCCGGCCTCCAGGTCGTACACCTGATTTCCGTCGAGAATCAATTCGATCGCGCCTCTGATGACGTAAAGGAACTCTTCGCCGTCGTGTTGCAGGGTTCCTTCGGTCCCGGCTCCGGGTTGGACGGTCACCATCAGGGACTCGAGCACGGAGTCGCCGGTATACAGCTTCTCCCAGGCGATACCCGGCGTGCGCATGGGCAGAAGCACCCGCTCGCTCTTGCGCACCACGAGCGACGCGCTGGGTTCATCGGCCTCCAGCATGCTTGCCAGCGTCATCCCGAATGCGCGGGCGAGCTTGTGCAGCGTCCCCACCGAAGGCATCGATTGCCCGCGTTCCAGGCTGTTGATCGTCGACACCGCCAAACCGGATCCGTTTGCCAGGTCCCGCAACGACCATCCTGCTTCGCCCCGTAATTCGCGGATACGTTGGCCGATTGCGTTTGCCGGCGAGACCTTATCCGGGAAGTGCGCATTAAGGTTGGCCTTGATCGCGGTGGCCGACCACCCTTCCTGGTCGACCAGGCGCTTGAGTTCCCGCAATCGATCGACATCGGCCGCCGAATACAACCGGTGGCCCGACGACGTGCGTCGCGGGTTGAGCAAACCGTCCCTTTCCCACATGCGGATGCGGCTCGGTGACGTGCCGACCAGCTTGGCAACCTCCCCGACGTACCGGGGTCTTTCGACGGACATTTGACGCTGCTCTTCGAAGGGATTGAAAAATATGGGACTCGCACAGCCTAACTTCGCGCAGCCGGTGGCGCCTTGCGCGGGCGGTGACGCGGTGGGCGGTTCTCGTAGCAACATCCCGGCTGCGGCGGCCGACCGAAACACGGCTGCCCGCGCGTGGCGGTCGCGGCCATCCAGCAACTCGTATGCCGCTGCGGCCCATCATGTTTGGTGCGCGCCAGGAGCGAACGTCGAAACGTGTTCGAAACACAAAGATCATCGGGCCGATCCAAACTCTCGCTACTTTTCGATCAGTCGATAGAAAAGTAGGTGAAGTTGAAGCACTGCTCGGCACCGACAGTTGAAGACCTGTGCGGAGTCTGGGTGCGTCGTTCGGTGGAGTGGCCGGACGGCCGCTCCGACACCACCACCCGCGTTACGTGGTTGCAAGGTTGGCAATGGTTTGTCGATCTGCGCCGCCCCGCGGCGTGGCCGGGGGTCAACGCGGACGTTCCGGTTGGCACGACACGACCGCCCGCCCTGGAGGCGTTCGCCGGTCGGCTGGTGCAGACCTGCCAGGCGCCGGCGGAATTCACGTGGCAGCGCACGGTCGACTGGTCACCGCAGAGCCCCCCGGACGTCGGCAGGCTGAACTGGGACGGCGACACCCTGATCGAGGAGGGTGTCCTGCAGCCCTACCGGGAGGTGTGGGTCCGCACGGAGCGGCACAGTCCGGACGACTCGGCCACCGTGCTACTCCGGGATGACGCCGGCCGCGACGCCGTCCTGCTGCGCTCGGCCGGGTTCTTCGGATTCGCGGTCGGGCGTCCGTCGAAGGCAGACACCCGGACCGCCGGCATGGGCTCGGATTGCGAGATAGCGATCGGCACGATCAGCGACAGCCGTTGGCGCATAAGGTCTTCCACACGAACCGAAACGGAAGGCACGCCGATCTCGGTCCGGATCCGGGGACGACGAGCCCAGACCACCATCGCCGCACCCGCTGATCACCGCTGCCTGCTGGCCGGCAGCTGGCAGATCAGCGGTCTCACGGGAGACCCGACCCTGCTTCAGACACACCAGGAGTGAACATGCCCAGTCCAACATCCTTCGATACGGTGCCCGAGATCAACATCTCGGGCCTCTCTTCCCGGGATCCCGCGGTGCGAGCCGCCGTCGCGCAGGAGCTCGGCGAGGCCGCGCACCGCGTCGGGTTCATGTACGTCAGCGGGAGCGGGGTGCCAGATGCGGTCTTCGACCGCATGCACAATGCATCACAGGCATTCTTCGACCAACCCATGGACGCGAAAATGGCCGTCTATATCGGGAATTCGACCAATCACCGCGGATATGTGCCCGAAGGCGGAGAGGTGTTCGCGGGTGGAACGGCCGACAAGAAGGAGGCCTACGACTGCGCGCGGCACCGCCCCGATCGCGCCGGCGCCACGGCGCTGAGCGGGCCGAACCAGTGGCCGGAGCTACCGGGATTTGCCGACGCTGTCAGTGAGTATTACGAGGCGGTGTTCGAAGCGGGACGGGCGATCATGCGAGGATTCGCGCTTTATCTCTCGGAACCGGAGGACTTCTTCGACCGCGTACTGACAGATCCGCCAAGCCAACTGCGGCTCATTCACTATCCGGTGGATGAGAGCGCCGTCGACCGCCCCGGCATCGGCGCACACACCGACTACGAGTGCATCACCCTGTTGAAGGCCACGCAGCCCGGCCTCGAGGTGCTCAACGGCGCCGGTCAGTGGATCGACGTGCCGCCCAGGCCAGGCTGTTTCGTGGTCAACATCGGCGACATGTTAGAGCTGTGGACCAACGGACTGTTCGTTGCGACCACTCACCGCGTGCGTAAGGTGGTCGACGAAAGGTATTCTTACCCGCTGTTTTTCAGTGTCGATTACGACACCGTCGTCGAACCGCTGCCGAAGCTGCGGTCCCCCGGTCAGCCCCCTCGTGAAGGGCTCCGGGCGGGCGATCATCTCTTCGCGCAAACGGCACAGAGCTTCGTCTATCTGCGCGCCCGCATCGACGCCGGCGAGCTATCCCTGCCGGCAGGGTCTCTGGCGCTGTCGTCTTTTGGTCATTCCGAAACCGCACCCTGAAGGGAAATCCCATGGCAACCGACGTGATCGAACCACCCATCGTCGACGAAGGCCGCGACCTCGCGACATTCGGCTACAAACAACAGCTGCATCGCAAGATGGGCCGGTTCGCCTCCTTCGCGGCAGGCTTCTCGTTCATCTCGGTGCTGACCGCCGTCTTCCAGCTGGCCGGACTCGGCTTCTCCTTCGGCGGCCCGGCATTCGTGTGGACGTGGCCGGTGGTGCTCGGGGGCCAACTCCTCGTCGCGCTGTGTTTCGCCGAACTCGCCGCCCGCTACCCTCTTTCGGGCGCGATCTACCAGTGGTCCAGCCGCCTGGCCAACCCGACATTCGGCTGGTTCGCGGGCTGGATCATGATCGTCGGCCAGATCGTCGTCATGACCAGCGCGGCCATCGCCCTGCAAGTGGTGCTGCCGCAGATCTGGAGTGGCTTTCAACTGATCGGCGGCGACCCCTCCCCCACCACCACGACAGGCGTGCACAACGCAATCCTGTTGGCGGGCATCCTGATGGCGCTGACCACCATCATCAACATCATCGGCATCAGGCTGATGGCCCTGATCAACAACATCGGTGTGGTGTCGGAGATCAGCGGCGCCACCGCCATCATCATCCTGCTCATCGCACACGGCGGACGCTCGGGCGGCGTCCTGGTCACGACCGGTACCGTCAGCCACGCGGGCTACTTCGGCGCCCTGCTGTGCGCTTCCTTCACCGCCGCCTACGTCCTGGTCGGATTCGACAGCGCCAGTGAGATGTCGGAGGAAACCCGCAACGCGCGCCGAATCGCGCCGCGCACCACCCTGCGCGCCCTGTCGGCGGCGGGGATACTCGGATTCGGGATCATCGTGGCGATGGTCCTCGCCGCCCCCAGCCTCACCGACGGCAAGCTCGCCGACGAGGGACCCGCCTACGTGGTCGCGACCGTGCTGTCGGGGACGACCGGGAAGATCTTGCTGACCATGGTCGCCATCGCGATCTGCGTCGCGACACTGGCGATACAGACCGCAGGCTCGCGCATGCTGTTCTCCATGGCCCGCGACAGACGCACCCTGTTCCATGGCGTGCTTTCCCATGTTCCCCAACGCACCGGCACCCCCGCGGCCGCCGCGATCGCGATCGGAATCAGCGCCACCGCGGTGCTGATGCTCAACCTCGGACCCCAGGCCGCCTTCGTCGCAATGGAATCGACCTGCATCATCATCATTTACCTCGCCTACCTGATGGTCACCGGCGCAATGCTGGTGAAGCGCCTACGCGGCGAACGAGTGTTCAACGCCGACGCCTTCGACGACGACGGCCGACGCGCCTTCAGCATGGGACGAGCGGGCCTGTGGCTGAATGCCGCGGCGGTCGCCTACGGCGCCGCCATGTTCGTCAACCTGATCTGGCCCCGCCAATCGATCTACGACCCCCAGGGCGGTCACTGGTATCTCCAGTATTTTCCGCTGATGTTCACCGCCGGAACGATCGTCGTGGGCGCGGTGATCTACGCCGCCGTCCACGGGACACCAAACACCCTGAAGCTCCGGCAATGGACGCTCGCACCGTCCGTCGACTGAGCCGCGTCCCACAGCAGGGTTCGTGTAGCCTGAATCGCTGAAACGTTCCTGCAGTCTTTGGGGAGGCCCGGCTGAAGCGCCCCGAGGTCAACGCTGCGCGGGCAGCCACCCGTGGCCGGGTCACCATCAAGGACATCGCGCGCGTCGCCGGTGTCTCGGTCACGACGGTGTCGGATGCCCTGTCCGGCAACGGCCGGCTGACTGCCGGGACGCGCGAGCGGGTGCGCAAGATCGCCGACGACCTCGGCTACCGGCCGAGCGCGGCCGCCCGCAGCCTGGTGGGCGCGCGCACCGGGCTCCTGCTGATGTCGGTGAGCGCGCCGGGGACCGAACCCTCGTCGCTGTGGAACATCGACTTCTTCGCCAATCTCATGACGGCGGCGGCAATCCGATCGGCGGAGCGGGGCTTCGCGTTGGCGCTGTCGCCGGCATCGGTGCCGCCGAACTTGTCTTACGACGGCGTGATCATCGTCGACCCCACCGCCGCGGACGACGGCCTGCTGGTGCAGGTTGCTCGCGACCGGGTCCCGCTCGTCACCGTGGGCCGGACACCGGCGGGGCACCCGTGGGTGGACAACGACTACCCGACCCTCGTCCCCGCGATCATGGACCACTTTCGGGCTGCGGGCGCGCGCCGTCCGGCGTTGTTGGCGGGCGACCCGGCAACCTCGTACGTCCGCGACACGGTCGAGCAGTACACGCAATGGTGCGCGGCCCACCGTTGCGCCACCCGCATCGCCTATGTCGACGACGGCATCACCGAAGAGTCCGGGCGGGCCGCCGCGAAGCGATTGCTGTCGCGCCGCGTGCGCTCGGACGCCGTGTTGGCAACGCTCGACCGCCTCGCGCTGGGCGTCACGGCCGCCGTCGAAGAGGTCGGGTTGTCGGTTCCCGAGGACGTCTTGGTCGCCGCACTCGGTGACAGCGCGACGATCAAGCACTCGCGAGTGCCGATCACCGCAGTAGACCTGATGCCACAGCAGATCGGAACGGCCGCGGTCGATTCGTTGATCGCGCGCATCACCGGACGCGTGGCCGTGCCGAATCAGGTTGTGCCCGGCCATCTTCGGCTCCGGGCGAGCACCGACCGTCAGCGCGGCTCGTCATGATCGCGGTATAACTCCGGCCGCAGGTGCCTCAGGTAGTCGACATCGGACGGCGTGTCCCGCCGCAGCGGCACCTCGACGACCGCGACGCGCCGCCGGCACCCAAAGTCCTCCAGGATCTGCCCGTCCGAGCCCACGACCCGGGAGCCGCCGACAAATTCGAAGCCCGACTCCGAACCGACGCGGTTCACGTAGATCAGCGGGGTCCGGTTGTCCAACGCCCGCGCGCACGACGCCACCAGGTGATCGCCGTGGAAGGGCGCCATGTTGGCCGCGATACCGATGAAGACGTCGGGGTTCTGAAAGGCAAGGGCACGCGCCACTTCGGCGATCTCCAGGTCGAAGCAGATCATCGGGCCGATGCGCACCGTGCCGACATCGACGCAGGCCAATCGGTCACCCGCGCCGAAGACGGACCCTTCGGTCCCGAACAGGTGAGTCTTGCGGTAGTTTCCGGCGATCGAGCCCGCGGAGTCGATGACCAGCATCGAGTTGTACACGGCCCCGTCGTCGCCGCGCTCGAGATAGCCACCGACAAAGGCGGTCTGAAATTCGGCGGATACCCGGCGGATCGCGGATATCGCGGCCGCATCGAGTCCCATGGCCAGCCCCCCGAGGCGGTCCAACTGGTAGCCCGTCAGGAAGAGCTCGGGAAAGACCGCGATGTCGACGCCGGGCCGCTCGCCGAGGAGGACCCGGACCCGCTCGACGTTGGCGTCGACGTCGCGCGGGGCCGGGCTCTCCTGCACCATCAGGGTGAGCAGCCGGTCCGGTCGGGCACCGGTCATCGTCCGATCGTCAGCCGTCCAGGCCGTAGCCCGCGGGCGAAAGCCTGCGAACGCCATCATGTTCGACGACATAGTTGTCTTCCAGCTTGAGCAGCAGGAAGCGTCCGTCGACCTCGAGGCCGGTCTCCGGCTCCAGGGCGATGACGCTGTTCTCCACCAGCACCTGGTCGCGGTCGGTCATCGATTCCCGGTAGATCGTGGGCAGTTCGCAGGCGCGCAAACCCACCCCGTGTCCGATGGCATACGGGGTGGTGGGCAGCCCCTCCGACCGCAGGTATTCGTTCACGACGTCATCGATTTGCGATACGCGGACACCCGGTTTGGCGGCGTCGGCGGCGACCTCGTGCGCCTTGAGCAGTTTGGCGTACACCGACTTGATCTCCGCGCGGGTGTCGCCGCCCACGAAGCCGGTACGCGCGATGTCGGAGGCATAGCCGTGCCGGCCGTAGAGACCGATGTCGAAGAAGTAGGGATCGCCTTCCGCGAGCACCGTGCCCTCGGCGAACCAGCCGCCGTCTCCGCGGCTGTGGTTGCACAACGAGTGACTCAGAAACTCCGGACCGCTTTCCTGCAGGCTCGCCATGACCGCGGCCAGCACGTCGTGGTCGGTCATACCGGCTTCGGCGGCCTTGAAACCGGCCTCGGCGCCGCGCGAATTGACGATGCTGGCATCTTCGAGCAACCGGATCTCGTCCGGAGTCTTGCGGATGCGCACGTCGTAGAGCTCGCAGCCAACCGGAACGAATTCTGCACCGGGCAACGCAGATTCGAGCCGTCGCAGCACGGCGGGATCGATCAGTTCGATCCCGACCTTCTTGGCGCCGCCGAGTGCACCGACCAGTCCCGCCGTCCACGTCTCGGGGTGCCCGACCATCGGTGCCCAGGACGGCATCGGATGGATCGCGCTGATCCACGGCAGTTCCGCGAGCGGATCGACCTGGGTTTGGTCGACCCACGGCGCAAAGATCTCGGCCCGGCCATCCTGGTCGACCACGGCGGCGAACCAGTCGAATGCCTCCGAAATGATTTGCGTGCGGTAGTCGGTCGCATACCGGATGTGGTCGAAGCCGGTCAGCAATAGGTGCGACAGGCCTTGTCGCCTCATCAGATCGGCGACTGCTTCGCGGCGATCGTTTCGCAGCCGATCGACATCGACGGCGGACCAGTCGTACATGACGGACTCCTCTTGGGGCTGAGCGCAGATCGCGGGGGCGATCGCGTGGACGGGACGAGCGACAAACGCGGCGACGGTGCCGACGGCCTGCGTGCAGAAACGTTTCTTCACCAGTCGAAGCGCCTACCCGCGATGTACGGCGGGGTTGAGGCCATGATTGCAGAAACGTTCCTTCATGTCTACCGTCAGCCGCCGGAGCCAGCGCGAAAAGTGTTGGCGCCTAGCGCAAGCCGTCGGTTACATTGCCGACATCTGGCAGAAATGGCGGCGACACGTGCGCCGCTTAGCGTTTCTGCCAGGTTCCCGACGGGAATCTGTGCCTAGGGTTCCGCTCGCACGAGGCCTGGACCGAGGGGCGCACCCGCACCGCCTGCGGGCACACCAGGGGACAAAAGCCCGGAAGGATTGCGGAGCCTTCGCTCCGAAGTCATCGGAGGGCAGCAATGCCTCTGGTCAGCGGTGGGCAATCGGCGCGCCGTCCGCGCATCCCCGAAACGGTTTCGTCGTGAGGTGGGGCGAATGCACCTCGCCGCAGCTCGGCCGGCTCAACTTGGCGGATCGGGTCGGGCTGGTCCCGGTGGGAGCCATCGAGCAACACGGTCCGCATCTACCGACCGACACCGACACCAGACTCGCGCAGGCGATATGTGACGGAGCCGCCGCGCGATGTGCTGCCGCGATCGTGCTGCCGGCCCTATCGGTGGGGTGCAGCCTGGGCCATGGGACGGCCTTCCCGGGGACGCTGTCACTGTTCCCCGAAGAGCTGTCCCGACTCCTGATTCGTGTCGCCGAGTGGTCGGCCCTGAGCGGCCTCACTCGCCTGATCTTCGTCAACGGGCACATGGGCAACGTCGCGGCGCTGGGTGCGGCGACCGATCGGCTGCGGTTCTCCCGACCCGGCCTCAAGTCCAACTGGGTCGACTGGTGGAACGCCAGCCGCGAGATCACCGCTGAGGTGCTGGCCGACGGTGAGGA
This genomic window from Mycobacterium saskatchewanense contains:
- a CDS encoding creatininase family protein, with translation MRWGECTSPQLGRLNLADRVGLVPVGAIEQHGPHLPTDTDTRLAQAICDGAAARCAAAIVLPALSVGCSLGHGTAFPGTLSLFPEELSRLLIRVAEWSALSGLTRLIFVNGHMGNVAALGAATDRLRFSRPGLKSNWVDWWNASREITAEVLADGEDIHANRAETSLALHVFPELVDLSAMTGADDPDRTGGLTFRYTAEVLSGNGVTGCPSQATAALGETLFEAIVDVVAGKALAGIAEEPPLPRPHGRTPELIEFSGGS